Proteins from one Planctomyces sp. SH-PL62 genomic window:
- a CDS encoding carbohydrate kinase family protein, giving the protein MRIFVTGSIAYDYIMVFPGKFRDHILADKIHVLSLSFLVDSLTRRRGGTGANIAYNLALLGRKPVLVGTVGEDFEEYRAWLTGKGVDDAGIKVIKDESTASCFINTDLDDNQITAFYPGAMSKASTISPKELGATADDLVVIAPNDPAAMARAAAECTLDGVPYLYDPSMQLPRMDKAELEEGRKGARILAGNDYEFGMMAQKLEISEEALRKSLPITVMTLGEKGALITVDGEEFSIPPAKPAKVVDPTGAGDAFRSGFVAGMSRGLPWPVVGRMASLTAVYAIEHPGTQEHAYSLDEFIARYRANYGPAEELEALRGGVPA; this is encoded by the coding sequence ATGCGGATCTTCGTCACCGGATCGATCGCCTACGACTACATCATGGTCTTCCCCGGGAAGTTCCGGGACCACATCCTGGCCGACAAGATCCACGTCCTGAGCCTCTCCTTCCTGGTGGATTCGCTGACGCGTCGGCGGGGCGGGACCGGGGCCAACATCGCCTACAACCTGGCGCTTTTGGGCCGGAAGCCGGTGCTGGTGGGGACGGTGGGCGAGGACTTCGAGGAGTACCGCGCGTGGCTGACGGGCAAGGGCGTGGACGACGCCGGGATCAAGGTGATCAAGGACGAGTCCACGGCGAGCTGCTTCATCAACACCGACCTGGATGACAACCAGATCACCGCGTTCTACCCCGGGGCCATGTCGAAGGCGTCGACGATCTCGCCCAAGGAGCTGGGCGCGACGGCGGACGACCTGGTGGTGATCGCGCCCAACGACCCGGCGGCGATGGCGCGGGCGGCGGCCGAATGCACGCTGGACGGCGTCCCCTACCTGTACGACCCGTCGATGCAGCTCCCCCGGATGGACAAGGCCGAGCTGGAGGAGGGCCGCAAGGGGGCCCGGATCCTCGCCGGCAACGATTACGAGTTCGGCATGATGGCCCAGAAGCTGGAGATCAGCGAGGAGGCCCTGCGCAAGAGCCTGCCGATCACCGTGATGACCCTGGGCGAGAAGGGGGCCCTGATCACCGTCGACGGCGAGGAGTTCTCGATCCCTCCGGCCAAGCCCGCGAAGGTCGTCGACCCCACCGGCGCCGGCGACGCCTTCCGCTCCGGGTTCGTCGCCGGGATGAGCCGCGGGCTCCCCTGGCCGGTCGTCGGCCGGATGGCCTCCTTGACGGCGGTCTATGCGATCGAGCATCCTGGAACCCAGGAACACGCGTATTCGCTCGACGAGTTCATCGCGCGGTACCGGGCGAACTACGGCCCGGCCGAGGAGCTGGAAGCCCTGCGAGGCGGCGTCCCGGCCTGA
- a CDS encoding Gfo/Idh/MocA family protein: MSEHRIGVVMHGVTGRMGMNQHLIRSILAIREQGGVPLADGDRLVPDPLLVGRDAEKVSALARRVGAPRWTTDLDAALADPNDAVFFDAATTQGRPDVLRRAIAAGKHVYCEKPVATDLASALDLVREARSAGVKHGVVQDKLWLPGVRKLKHLRDSGFFGRTLSVRGEFGYWVFEGDLQPAQRPSWNYRAEDGGGIILDMLCHWRYLVDNVFGPIKSVSCLGATHIPERWDEGGKPYPATADDAAYATFELHNGVIVQINSSWTVRVRRDDLLTLQVDGVLGSAVAGLTECRTQSRVNTPRPVWNPDVRNPHDFLADWAVVPDTIPYDNAFKAQWELFLKHAHGEGEFPWDLVEGAKGVQLVELGLQSWRERRWVDVPDLEV, translated from the coding sequence ATGTCTGAGCATCGAATCGGCGTGGTCATGCACGGCGTCACCGGCCGCATGGGGATGAACCAGCACCTGATCCGCTCGATCCTGGCGATCCGGGAGCAGGGGGGCGTCCCGCTGGCGGACGGCGATCGGCTGGTCCCCGACCCGCTCCTCGTCGGCCGCGACGCCGAGAAGGTCTCCGCCCTGGCCCGCCGCGTCGGCGCGCCGCGCTGGACGACCGACCTCGACGCGGCCCTGGCCGACCCCAACGACGCGGTCTTCTTCGACGCCGCCACCACCCAGGGACGGCCCGACGTGCTCCGCCGCGCCATCGCCGCCGGCAAGCACGTCTACTGCGAGAAGCCGGTCGCGACCGACCTCGCCTCGGCCCTCGACCTCGTCCGCGAGGCCCGCTCGGCCGGGGTCAAGCACGGCGTCGTCCAGGACAAGCTCTGGCTCCCCGGCGTCCGCAAGCTCAAGCACCTGCGCGACTCCGGCTTCTTCGGCCGGACCCTCTCCGTCCGCGGCGAGTTCGGCTACTGGGTCTTCGAAGGCGACCTCCAGCCCGCCCAGCGGCCCTCCTGGAACTACCGGGCCGAGGACGGCGGCGGCATCATCCTCGACATGCTCTGCCACTGGCGCTACCTGGTCGACAACGTCTTCGGACCGATCAAGAGCGTCTCATGCCTGGGGGCGACCCACATCCCCGAACGCTGGGACGAGGGCGGGAAGCCCTATCCGGCCACCGCCGACGACGCCGCCTACGCCACCTTCGAGCTGCACAACGGCGTGATCGTCCAGATCAACAGCTCCTGGACCGTCCGCGTCCGTCGCGACGACCTGCTGACGCTCCAGGTCGACGGCGTGCTCGGCTCGGCCGTCGCCGGGCTGACTGAATGCCGGACCCAGTCCCGCGTGAACACCCCCAGGCCCGTCTGGAACCCCGACGTTCGCAACCCCCACGACTTCCTCGCCGACTGGGCCGTCGTCCCCGACACGATCCCCTACGACAACGCCTTCAAGGCCCAGTGGGAACTCTTCCTCAAGCACGCCCACGGCGAAGGCGAGTTCCCCTGGGACCTCGTCGAAGGCGCCAAGGGGGTCCAGCTCGTCGAGCTCGGCCTGCAATCCTGGCGCGAACGGCGATGGGTCGACGTGCCGGACCTGGAAGTCTGA
- a CDS encoding sugar phosphate isomerase/epimerase family protein has translation MSGDANEPGSPGPGPDPGRLSLNTATVRAQWGLGEILDGCARHGIRGVSPWRDQVRAFGLEASARRVRDHGLAVTGYCRGGMFPGATSAERLAARDDNRRAVDEALALGARCLVLVVGGLPKGSKDLAGARAQVRDGIGELLDHSRPRGMPLAIEPLHPMYAADRACVNTTAHANDLCDELGDDGLGIALDVYHVWWDPNLFREIARAGARRLLAFHVCDWLVPTRDLLLDRGMMGDGVIDVPSIRSAVEAQGYDGSHEVEIFSADDWWKRPPDEVLRTCVERHSTFC, from the coding sequence GTGAGCGGGGACGCGAACGAGCCCGGTAGCCCCGGACCCGGACCCGACCCGGGCCGACTCTCGCTGAACACGGCGACCGTCCGGGCGCAATGGGGCCTGGGGGAGATCCTCGACGGCTGCGCGCGGCACGGCATCCGGGGCGTCTCTCCCTGGCGCGACCAGGTCCGGGCGTTCGGCCTGGAGGCGTCGGCCCGGCGGGTGCGCGACCACGGGCTCGCGGTGACGGGATACTGTCGCGGGGGCATGTTCCCGGGCGCGACGTCGGCCGAGCGCCTGGCCGCTCGCGATGACAACCGGAGGGCCGTCGACGAGGCCCTGGCCCTCGGGGCGCGTTGCCTGGTGCTGGTCGTCGGCGGGCTGCCGAAGGGGAGCAAGGACCTCGCCGGGGCTCGGGCGCAGGTCCGCGACGGGATCGGCGAGCTGCTCGACCACTCCCGCCCGCGCGGGATGCCGCTGGCGATCGAGCCCTTGCACCCGATGTACGCCGCCGACCGCGCGTGCGTCAACACGACGGCCCACGCCAACGACCTCTGCGACGAGCTGGGCGACGACGGCCTGGGGATCGCGCTCGACGTCTATCACGTCTGGTGGGATCCGAATCTGTTCCGGGAGATCGCCCGCGCCGGCGCGAGGCGGCTCCTGGCGTTCCACGTCTGCGACTGGCTCGTCCCCACCCGCGACCTCCTGCTCGACCGGGGGATGATGGGCGACGGCGTCATCGACGTCCCCTCGATCCGATCGGCCGTCGAGGCCCAGGGCTACGACGGCTCCCACGAGGTCGAGATCTTCTCCGCCGACGACTGGTGGAAGCGTCCCCCCGACGAGGTCCTGCGGACCTGCGTCGAGCGGCACTCGACCTTCTGTTGA
- a CDS encoding dihydrodipicolinate synthase family protein, whose product MARVNLLTDAGTVEAYTTMGGRTWSPPARPAFNRVAFSAAHVVADARSGVAPWVEAAVDWDATLRYREHLLSLGLGVAEAMDTAQRGMGLDWPTALELIERTVAMAKDRPGSLVASGVGTDQLAPGPGTTTADVIAAYEEQAAAVEAVGGRIILMASRALAASARSPEDYEHAYGAILAQVREPVILHWLGPMFDPALAGYWGSDDLDEAMDVCLRVIHAHAPKVDGIKISLLDKEKEVVMRRRLPEGVKMYTGDDFHYPELIEGDEQGFSHALLGIFDAIAPAASAALQALGEGDAAGYQRILEPTVALSRHVFAAPTRFYKSGVVFLAWLNRWQDHFVMVGGQQSARGAVHYSELFRLADDAGLLDDPDRAASRMRAFLTVQGVDQ is encoded by the coding sequence ATGGCCCGAGTCAACCTCCTGACGGACGCCGGGACGGTCGAGGCGTACACGACGATGGGGGGGCGGACGTGGTCGCCCCCGGCGCGGCCGGCGTTCAACCGGGTGGCGTTCTCGGCGGCGCACGTCGTCGCCGACGCCCGGAGCGGGGTCGCCCCCTGGGTCGAGGCGGCCGTGGACTGGGACGCCACGCTCCGGTATCGCGAACACCTGCTCTCGCTGGGCCTGGGCGTGGCCGAGGCGATGGACACCGCCCAGCGCGGGATGGGGCTGGACTGGCCGACCGCGCTGGAGCTGATCGAGCGCACCGTCGCGATGGCGAAGGATCGCCCCGGCTCGCTCGTCGCCTCGGGCGTGGGGACCGACCAGCTCGCCCCCGGACCGGGGACGACGACGGCCGACGTGATCGCCGCGTACGAGGAGCAGGCGGCGGCCGTCGAGGCCGTCGGCGGGCGGATCATCCTGATGGCCAGCCGAGCCCTGGCCGCATCGGCCCGCTCGCCCGAGGACTACGAGCACGCCTACGGCGCGATCCTGGCCCAGGTCCGCGAGCCGGTGATCCTCCACTGGCTCGGTCCCATGTTCGACCCGGCGCTGGCCGGTTACTGGGGCTCCGACGACCTCGACGAGGCGATGGACGTCTGCCTGCGGGTCATCCACGCCCACGCGCCGAAGGTCGACGGGATCAAGATTTCGCTTCTCGACAAGGAGAAGGAAGTCGTCATGCGTCGGCGTCTCCCGGAAGGCGTGAAGATGTACACGGGCGACGATTTCCACTACCCCGAGTTGATCGAGGGGGACGAGCAGGGCTTCTCGCACGCCCTCCTGGGGATCTTCGACGCGATCGCCCCGGCGGCCTCGGCCGCGCTCCAGGCGCTGGGGGAGGGGGACGCGGCGGGATACCAGCGGATCCTGGAGCCGACGGTCGCGCTCTCGCGGCACGTCTTCGCGGCGCCGACCCGCTTCTACAAGTCGGGCGTGGTCTTCCTGGCCTGGTTGAACCGCTGGCAGGACCACTTCGTCATGGTCGGCGGCCAGCAGAGCGCCCGTGGCGCGGTCCACTATTCCGAGCTGTTCCGCCTGGCCGACGACGCGGGCCTGCTCGACGACCCCGACCGGGCGGCCTCGCGGATGCGCGCCTTCCTGACGGTTCAAGGGGTGGACCAGTGA